The genomic stretch TAAAATAGAAAACATGAGCACTCTATCATCAGGGGttgataaaaatataaatatggttcaatattttggtaaaaaatatTCTCTGATTACTTAATTACTGTATAATTACACCGGCGTGCATGTTAGATAATGCTAAAATATGCTGCCATAGTATTGATGCTGTCACAAACTAggctacattttaaaaatcacaacatttaaaaatattaacaattagGCCTATGTTTAAATTACctttttaataacaaaaaagaCCACTGTTCTGcccacaatttttttattacaatacaGTTACAAATGTCTaaaccgaggggcaaccttccgatctccctgataaagccaatacggaagtgatttaaactgcaattcattgactggccactagagactggctccaaaagggaaaCAATCCCTATAGACCAGGGGTGCCCAACCTTTTGTGACCCAAGATCTACTTTTCAAGTAGCCAACCTCCCGAGACCTACCAGTCCAGTGTCAACATAGCAAACCCACAACACAATGTTTCCGGCCTGTTTCCGGCCTGCAGTTACCTCACAACACTTTTTCTTGTTGTCACACAACTACATCACAACACAAACCCTCCctctctcaaacacacacacacacacataaattcctctctctctctctcctcacactcatgcacacacacacacacagacacacacacacacacacacacacacacacatgcacaaacacGCCAATCTGTATGTTGAGCAATAGTCATAACTGACTTTATTATGAACcaaacagaaaaataaactaGATACAAAACAGGTAGCtctgagtaaaaaaaaaaaaaagtaaatcacTTTCTACCTTAGTGGGAGACCTCGCACTGGGAGAAGAAGGATAGCTTATCGTAGTCAGGAGTGTAGGAGCTGGTTGCAAGGCGTAGGCAGGCTGCAAGGTGGTCATCAGTCATTGTTGATCTGTACTTGGACTTGATGATTTTCATGTGCGAGAAATCAGACTCGCACAAATAAGTCGATCCAAAAAGAGCTGTCAGGTTCAAGGCACATCTTCTAAGATTGGGATACTTCTCCTCCGCCAGTAGATTCCAGAACACCACATGCTCTCCAGGTTGAGCGGATGTTGATCTTGCTTTGATTTCAGTGTCATTTTGCAATGTCAGAACCTCAAGATCGGAGCTTTTCAAGTCGAAAAGTGATTTGATTTTGGCGGCAATGTCACCAACATCAATACTTGCACCAAATGGATAACACACATAGCTGGCTACAGGCTCGATGGATGCAAAGTCAGTAAAACGCCTCTCAAACTCTGCCGAGATGTTCTGAACATGCTCCTCATAACGTGCACTGTCAAGCTGTGTCACACCTTTACCTTGACGTTGTAGTTCTGCTTGCATGTGGGGGAAGTTGCGCAGGTTACCACGCTGCAGCCTGCCTGACATCAGCTGTAGCTTGCTTTTAAATGTCTTCACTGAACTCATCATGTTGACTACATCTTTATCCTTACCCTGCAACTCTAAATTCAAATCATTGAGCTCGCCAGTGAGATCAGTGAGGAAAGATAAATCTAAAAGCCACTCGTGGTCCTCTAGCTTTGTATGGTAATCCACATGTTTTGAAAGCTTCAGAAAGTCTTTGATTTCAGGCAATAACTCTGTGAATCTGGCTAAAAATCTACCTCTGCGTAACCACCTAACATCCGTGTGAAGCAGAAGGTCTGTGTGCTCAGCATCATTCTCCTCCAAGTGAGCACGGAAAAGCCTTCTCTGCAGACTCCCGAACTGAACACACAATCTTCATCTCAATATCCATCACTTCTTTCACATTTAAAATCTTTCCATAACGCTTGCTGGTGAATTATACAATGATAATTAAGGATAGCTGGGAAAGATTCACTTTCTTTGCACAGTGCAATGAACCCACTGGTGCGGCCCATCATTGCAGGTGCCCCATCAGTTGTGATGGAGATCAGCTTAAAGAGCGGCAGTTTAGTATCGCTAACAAATCCCAtaaaagcattaaaaatatCCTCACCTCTGGTGTGTCCTTTTAATGGCAAAATTGTGAGTAGCTCTTCCTTTGCGCTCATGTCTACAAAAACCATCCTGATGAAAACACACAATTGTGCCACATCCACCATATCAGTCGACTCGTCAAATTGGAGGGAAAAGCACTCACACGCGTCAATATCCTTCTTCAGTTGCTCATCCACATCTACAGCCATTCTCTCAAATCGCTTTGTTGTAGTATTGCGGGAGAGTTGCACATCTTTAATGGCCTTCACGatctctgttttatttttaaagccgTCAAAAAGGATATCCGCTGCCTCGAGAAAGGCTTCCTTCACCATATCGGCATCACTAAAAGGCTTTTTGTATTTAGCAAGGACGTGTGACTGACGCGATAGGAAGCGAtagttcctttaaaaaaaaattctgcacatgaaggtttcgtgtgagcacatgaatgtttcacgtgagcacatgaaactaaactttatttaattttttctccatgtccccttaggggctccgtacagAGCGGCCTAGCTACACGTTTTTTTGTAGTGAGATAAACTGTCAACATTTTCCTTTGGGGACATCTGGGATGCTTGACGTTTGTTAAACCCCATCTATAAATAAGTGGTTTtaaattctttaaaattaaaatacaaagcactgcacaaaattactttcttgcttagtatttgtgtcttgttttcagttgaaatgtctacaaattcttaaatcaagatgtattttctcgATGAGCAAagtgacccaagaaaataagtttagtttttagacaaaaatattaagtttaagtaaaatgtaagatttttttgctcaccccattggcagatttttttgcttgttttagcacaaaatcacttaaattagatatttttggtctaaaaactcaactttttttcttgggttgttttgctcatcaagaaagagcatcttaatttaagaatttatagatatttttactgaaaacaagacaaaaatattttttttcttaaataatttttttgcagtgtaacacaaaatatctgccattggggtgagaaaatttagcTTGaatttaagtgtttaagaaaaaagtaaacttttttttaagatttttttctcaccccataggcagatattttgtgttacactgcaaaacatgattttcaaaaaaataaattgtatttttgtcttgttttcagtaaaaatatctaaaaattcttaaattaagatgcctcttcttgatgagcaaaacaacccaagaaaatatgtctagtttttagaccaaacatatcaaatttaagtaattttgtgcataaaacaagcaaaaaaatctgccaatggggtaagcattGATTTGTTTTCTTGACCTACGTTTTTTCTCTTACTTGCGGGATCTATGGGTGAAGCTTTAAAGATCGACCAGTCGATCGCTATCAACGTGTTGGAAATCTTTGGTGTAGGAGATCTGGCTGAAGATTtctcaagtaaaataaaaatacttgaTGCTGTGTCTAAAGACTTTccttaaatatccagagagAACAGAGCATTGTAATAATGATAGGAATATGGTAGTGATTGGGTTTTGCAATCAAGGGGCTGCACCTTAATCATACAGTGGGAGATTGGTTTACATGTCTAAGGTAAGAGGTGTGTTTCAACATTGAGTGAagtttgtttaatttattgttacattttaacattgaattctgttgtaATACAGTATGAGTGAGACCATTGTACCACTTGCACTGAGACATTTCAAATGATATCAAACAAACCAAATtcagattctttgtgcatgtacAGTATAATCTAGCATTTCAAATACAGTTTATGGGTGAGTTTTGGGGAACTCTGAGTTTAGAGGAAGAAGGTGGGGGGCATATAGCAGCAAGTAGGCATGAAGGTGTGGTGTGATGTTTGAAAAACCAAATGTGTCTCTGTGGGATGTCCACTGTAATGTATAGAAGGTTCTGATTCCTGAGAATATTTTTTGTGGTGTGGAGATTTCTGTTTAGATGTCCTCGTTGCCCAGGGCACCCAAGCTGAGTTCTTGTCAGGATCTGACATCATGCTTAAAAGATGTTTTAAAATCTGAGTCTGTATCTAAACTGAACTTCTTTAGTTGGTTGCATGGAGCCAAAACCCCACCTTCTGATATCAATACCTGGAATTTCTTCATCTGGGTTTTTCAGCTCGAAGTCAAAGTATGTCAACATGAGAAAAACAAACTGCTTGAGCTCATTTGTGGCAAAGAATCTCCCCGGACACATGCTGTTTCCTGCACCCCAGGGCATGTTGTAGTACTTGAGTTTCTTTCCGCCCTTGTAGaattcagtttttttgtttCCATCTGCTGTGAGAAAACGGTCGTATTTGAAGGTGTGGGGATCTGGATGAATCTCTGGATCAATGTGAATGACAGTGTAGGGAAACATTGCTACTCTATCACCCTCACGGACAATGTATTGTTGTCCATTGGCCATGTTGATGGTCGTATCCTCCTGAACGCCTCTTATAAGGATAGAGGCAGCTGTTAGACGGAGAGTCTCTTCTACTGCACTGTCTAGGATGGGAGTTTTGAGGAGCATATCTCTGGTCAGGTCAATCAATGGTCCACCGTGCTTCACCTCTTGCCCAGTTTCTCGCAAAACCTCCTCGACTTCTTTCTTGACATTTTTCATAGCATCAGGGTGCTTCATCAGATACAAAAGCAGCCAGAAGGTGGCCGAGCCTGTGTTTCCCTGAGATGCCCACAGAAGCACAAACATGAATCGATCACGCATGGACTCAGACATGCCGTTTTCAGCCCTGATTTGCAGTTGGTCTTGTACCCAGCCGCTGATATTGTCTTTGGTGCTCAAAATCTTCTGCACTGAAAGCATGTTCCAAAACCATTTCTTTAAACGCTCTGCCTCCATCTTTTCACTCGGTCCCAGGACACCGTAAGTCAGCCTGGGAAAGAGACGGTCATATTTTCTGAACTCCCAAAAAAGTTTGTCCGATTGTTCCCGGTCAATTTCCTTAGCTTTTTCTAAAGATCCTGCTCCTTTGGGTGACTCATTACCAAACAGAGCAAGATAGCCAGCACGAAAGACAATGTTGTAGCTGTAAGCAAAGAGTCCTGTTTCTTGCCATGCCTTTTCATCTCCAGATCCGACACTGTGGAGCATCAAATTCTGGAGATTTTTCATCATAGCTTCAGTCATGACAACCAGGCCATCTCCCATAAGATGTTTGTTGCTTATAGCCTGGTTAGCCTTGTGTTCATCTGTCATTGAATGATAACCAAATACTCTTCTAACCAGAACATGTGAAAACTTAGAAAAGTCCAGCTTTGCTCTTGCCTCTTTGATCACTGAGCCAAAGGAAAGTGGATCTGTgatgaaagtaaaataaaagcCTCCAAGCTGCACCGTGAATATATCACCATGCTTTTCTTTCATTCTCTGTAGGAATTTTACTGTGTCTCTCCTGAATTCCAGCACATGGCCAAGCCAGGGAAATGGGCCTTTGTCTAAAGGCGGTTCTCCGGGCCGTCTGCGACGAAAAGCCCCCAGCAGGTAAAGGCCGCCGATGATAGAAATGAACAGAGCGAGCAGGATTTGAAAGAGGTAACCCATGTTCCTCTTTTGGGATTCTTGTGGCTGCTTTCGGCACCTAATTCCTATTTCTAGGCAACTTAAGTCCCACCCCACATCACAAGACTTCTAATGCAGAGCTAGGATATGACTCAGTAATGAGGTAAATGTGTTTGTGATTGCAGaggcattaaaaaatatatatttacgaAAGAAAAGACTGTGAAAAGTATAAAAGTTACCTTTTTAGATTTTAAGTTCATGGCAAGTTTAAGGTCTCCATAAACCTGTGCTTTTTTAATGCTAACACACAGTTTTTGAAACTCTACACACCAAACCATAAAACATACATGCAAAACATCAAACATCTCTTGCCAAAAATTCAATGCTATTTCtattatacatattttaaaaaacgtgtttttgcataataactCTTCACACAACACTGAAACAATTAATCAATTAAACATGCTAAACTACATGCACACTTATATGACAAATGTAAAGCACTTGCACATTGCATATTTAGTAAGCCTCAAGTATCTGAGCAATTTAAGCAGGTGTGTAAGCAATTTTAAAGAACTGTAATAATAAGGATTTACATAAAATAGTCTGCATAGTCTGTCTAATGTTCAATGACTGCAGCTAAAAAATTGAGTGTAATTCAATGTAGTGATTTTCACTCAAGAAGGGAATGAATCAAGCTTATTCTTATCACTGAGATAAGAAATAAATCTCATTGCAAATGTTAGACATGGTTTTGGTGTTGCAATAAAGGATACCTTGGTGCATTGCCAATTGCCAAATGACCAGCCCTCAA from Paramisgurnus dabryanus chromosome 6, PD_genome_1.1, whole genome shotgun sequence encodes the following:
- the LOC135749279 gene encoding 5-beta-cholestane-3-alpha,7-alpha-diol 12-alpha-hydroxylase-like translates to MGYLFQILLALFISIIGGLYLLGAFRRRRPGEPPLDKGPFPWLGHVLEFRRDTVKFLQRMKEKHGDIFTVQLGGFYFTFITDPLSFGSVIKEARAKLDFSKFSHVLVRRVFGYHSMTDEHKANQAISNKHLMGDGLVVMTEAMMKNLQNLMLHSVGSGDEKAWQETGLFAYSYNIVFRAGYLALFGNESPKGAGSLEKAKEIDREQSDKLFWEFRKYDRLFPRLTYGVLGPSEKMEAERLKKWFWNMLSVQKILSTKDNISGWVQDQLQIRAENGMSESMRDRFMFVLLWASQGNTGSATFWLLLYLMKHPDAMKNVKKEVEEVLRETGQEVKHGGPLIDLTRDMLLKTPILDSAVEETLRLTAASILIRGVQEDTTINMANGQQYIVREGDRVAMFPYTVIHIDPEIHPDPHTFKYDRFLTADGNKKTEFYKGGKKLKYYNMPWGAGNSMCPGRFFATNELKQFVFLMLTYFDFELKNPDEEIPGIDIRRWGFGSMQPTKEVQFRYRLRF